A window of the Streptomyces formicae genome harbors these coding sequences:
- the pepN gene encoding aminopeptidase N, with protein MSVLTRDEAQTRAQLLDVHRYSIALDLTTGDDTFDSRTAIRFTARAAGDTFVELKPATLRSVTLDGQPLDPETLDGNRLALKGLTAGEHELLIDAAMHYSRTCEGMHRFTDPADGETYTYTQLFMEDVQRVFAAFDQPDLKAVFELTVTAPEGWTVLANGITAQQDDGRWTAAPTPLISTYLVAVAAGPWHSVRTEHAGLPFGIHCRRSLAPHLDADADEILDITRQCFDRYHEKFEEPYPFDSYDQAFVPEFNAGAMENPGLVTFRDEYVHRSAVTDTERQNRAVVIAHEMAHMWFGDLVTLRWWDDIWLNESFAEYMGYQTIAEATRFTGSWTDFGIVRKAWGYDADQRPSTHPVAPEAVPDTASAMLNFDGISYAKGASALRQLVTWLGEKDFLAGINIHFARHRFGNATLADFIDSLAEATDRDVHSWAEAWLRTTGVDTLTPALVEADGGRRLDITREGSRPHRIAVGVYDHDPAEPGRLVLRERIETDVPQTAPTLVPGRRPDLVVLNDGDLTYAKVRLDPASWDTALRSLSGLPDPLTRTVVWNAARDMVRDGELAPTAYLDAARAHLPHESDVAIVQGVLGFAATHVADRYLTAEARPAALALLADLTRDLIRRTEDGSAPGLRLTAVRHFIDATTRPATLHDWLDGDSVPGGPGLDPELRWRILARLAALGATDEAGIAAELDRDRSANGQEGAARCRAALPTAEAKAAAWSRLFDTDDLSNYLFAATAQGFWQPEQTDLVREYVPRFYPAAVALADRRGPAIAEAAGRNAFPVHAVDPEALSLGEHCLRDTEMIPALRRKLADQLDDLRRALSVRAASLPAAPSDA; from the coding sequence ATGTCCGTACTCACGCGCGACGAAGCGCAGACCCGAGCCCAGCTCCTCGACGTCCACCGGTACTCGATCGCACTCGATCTCACCACCGGGGACGACACCTTCGACTCACGGACCGCGATCCGGTTCACGGCCCGCGCGGCCGGAGACACCTTCGTCGAGCTCAAGCCCGCCACCCTGCGCTCCGTCACCCTCGACGGACAGCCCCTCGACCCCGAGACCCTCGACGGGAACCGCCTCGCGCTGAAGGGACTCACCGCCGGCGAGCACGAGCTGCTCATAGACGCCGCCATGCACTACTCCCGCACCTGCGAGGGCATGCACCGCTTCACCGACCCCGCCGACGGCGAGACCTACACGTACACCCAGCTCTTCATGGAGGACGTGCAGCGCGTCTTCGCCGCCTTCGACCAGCCCGACCTCAAGGCGGTGTTCGAGCTCACCGTCACCGCCCCCGAAGGCTGGACCGTCCTCGCCAACGGCATCACCGCGCAGCAGGACGACGGCCGCTGGACCGCCGCGCCCACGCCCCTGATCTCCACCTACCTCGTCGCCGTCGCCGCGGGCCCCTGGCACTCCGTACGCACCGAGCACGCCGGGCTGCCCTTCGGCATCCACTGCCGCCGTTCCCTCGCACCCCACCTCGACGCCGACGCCGACGAGATCCTCGACATCACCCGGCAGTGCTTCGACCGCTACCACGAGAAGTTCGAGGAGCCGTACCCCTTCGACTCCTACGACCAGGCCTTCGTGCCCGAGTTCAACGCGGGCGCCATGGAGAACCCGGGACTGGTCACCTTCCGCGACGAGTACGTCCACCGCTCCGCCGTCACCGACACCGAGCGCCAGAACCGCGCCGTGGTCATCGCGCACGAGATGGCCCACATGTGGTTCGGCGACCTGGTCACGCTGCGCTGGTGGGACGACATCTGGCTGAACGAGTCCTTCGCCGAGTACATGGGCTACCAGACCATCGCCGAGGCCACCCGGTTCACCGGGTCCTGGACCGACTTCGGCATCGTCCGCAAGGCCTGGGGCTACGACGCCGACCAGCGCCCCTCCACCCACCCCGTCGCCCCCGAGGCCGTCCCCGACACGGCATCGGCCATGCTCAACTTCGACGGGATCTCCTACGCCAAGGGCGCCTCCGCCCTCCGCCAGCTCGTCACCTGGCTCGGCGAGAAGGACTTCCTCGCCGGCATCAACATCCACTTCGCCCGGCACCGCTTCGGCAACGCCACCCTCGCCGACTTCATCGACTCGCTCGCCGAGGCCACCGACCGCGACGTGCACAGCTGGGCCGAAGCCTGGCTGCGCACCACCGGCGTCGACACCCTCACCCCGGCCCTCGTGGAGGCAGACGGCGGCCGACGCCTCGACATCACCCGGGAGGGCAGCCGCCCGCACCGCATCGCCGTCGGCGTGTACGACCACGACCCGGCCGAGCCCGGCCGCCTCGTGCTGCGCGAGCGCATCGAGACCGACGTGCCGCAGACGGCCCCGACCCTCGTGCCCGGCCGCCGCCCGGACCTCGTCGTCCTCAACGACGGCGACCTCACCTACGCCAAGGTCCGCCTCGATCCCGCCTCCTGGGACACCGCCCTGCGCTCGCTCTCGGGCCTGCCCGACCCGCTCACCCGCACCGTCGTGTGGAACGCGGCGCGCGACATGGTCCGCGACGGCGAACTCGCCCCCACCGCCTACCTCGACGCCGCCCGCGCCCACCTCCCGCACGAGAGCGACGTCGCCATCGTCCAGGGCGTCCTCGGCTTCGCCGCCACCCACGTCGCCGACCGCTACCTCACCGCCGAGGCCCGCCCCGCCGCGCTCGCCCTCCTCGCCGACCTCACCCGCGACCTGATCCGCCGCACCGAGGACGGCAGCGCGCCCGGACTGCGGCTCACCGCCGTACGCCACTTCATCGACGCCACCACCCGGCCGGCCACGCTCCACGACTGGCTCGACGGTGACAGCGTCCCCGGCGGACCCGGCCTCGACCCCGAACTGCGCTGGCGCATCCTCGCCAGGCTCGCCGCGCTGGGCGCCACGGACGAGGCCGGAATCGCGGCCGAACTCGACCGCGACCGCAGCGCCAACGGCCAGGAGGGCGCCGCCCGCTGCCGCGCCGCGCTCCCCACGGCGGAGGCCAAGGCGGCCGCCTGGTCGCGGCTCTTCGACACCGACGACCTGTCCAACTACCTCTTCGCTGCCACCGCGCAGGGCTTCTGGCAGCCCGAACAGACCGACCTCGTACGCGAGTACGTGCCCCGCTTCTACCCCGCGGCCGTCGCCCTCGCGGACCGCCGCGGCCCGGCCATCGCCGAAGCCGCGGGCCGCAACGCCTTCCCCGTCCACGCCGTCGACCCCGAAGCCCTGAGCCTGGGCGAGCACTGCCTGCGCGACACCGAGATGATCCCCGCTCTCCGCCGCAAACTCGCCGACCAGCTCGACGACCTCCGCCGCGCGCTGTCGGTCCGCGCCGCGAGCCTGCCCGCCGCGCCGTCCGACGCCTGA
- a CDS encoding chorismate mutase, producing MTSSETNGIDESVLAELTRLRESIDNIDAAVVHMLAERFKCTQQVGRLKAAHKLPPADPDREARQIARLRRLAESAKLDPAFAEKLLNFIIAEVIRHHETIASSNGSNGSNGHSV from the coding sequence ATGACCTCCAGCGAGACCAATGGCATCGACGAGTCCGTCCTGGCCGAGCTCACCCGGCTGCGCGAGAGCATCGACAACATCGACGCGGCCGTCGTGCACATGCTCGCCGAACGGTTCAAGTGCACCCAGCAGGTCGGCCGCCTCAAGGCCGCACACAAGCTGCCGCCCGCCGACCCCGACCGCGAGGCCCGGCAGATCGCCCGCCTCCGCCGGCTCGCGGAGAGCGCGAAACTCGACCCCGCGTTCGCCGAGAAACTCCTCAACTTCATCATCGCCGAGGTCATCCGCCACCACGAGACGATCGCGAGCAGCAACGGCAGCAACGGCAGTAACGGCCACAGCGTCTGA
- a CDS encoding helix-turn-helix domain-containing protein: MYHTWMRYFTPSPVHHRLGLVCLGVGLQHGTLPTVGPRTLDHHVAVLISAGGGWYRSADGRRTTVNAPAVLWLTPGVPHHYAPDPVTGWDESFVDFAGPATATYTELGYIEPDRPVVPLSDAAPARAAVGRIARAARRGNPFLEVETAAAVHELLVALRRARADTSPDGDPVLQALARDAFQPLTVAEHAARHGMTPAELRTAVRRGAGCSPKDYLLGIRLGRAKELLAATDLPVAAVARRVGYDDPAYFSRLFTRRVGTAPIRFREQQGRTVPGGWSNRIPDPDHPPMITARPT; encoded by the coding sequence ATGTACCACACCTGGATGCGCTACTTCACACCCAGCCCCGTCCACCACCGGCTCGGCCTCGTCTGCCTCGGCGTCGGCCTCCAGCACGGCACCCTGCCCACCGTCGGCCCCCGCACCCTCGACCACCACGTCGCCGTCCTGATCAGCGCCGGCGGCGGCTGGTACCGCTCCGCCGACGGGCGGCGCACCACCGTCAACGCCCCCGCCGTCCTCTGGCTCACTCCCGGCGTCCCGCACCACTACGCCCCCGACCCGGTCACCGGCTGGGACGAGAGCTTCGTCGACTTCGCGGGCCCGGCGACCGCCACGTACACCGAACTCGGCTACATCGAGCCGGACCGCCCCGTCGTCCCCCTCTCCGACGCGGCCCCCGCCCGCGCGGCCGTCGGACGCATCGCCCGCGCCGCCCGCCGCGGCAACCCGTTCCTGGAGGTCGAGACCGCAGCCGCCGTCCACGAACTCCTCGTCGCCCTGCGCCGAGCCCGCGCCGACACCAGCCCCGACGGCGACCCCGTCCTCCAGGCCCTCGCCCGCGACGCCTTCCAGCCGCTGACCGTCGCCGAGCACGCCGCCCGCCACGGCATGACCCCGGCCGAGCTGCGCACCGCCGTCCGCCGTGGCGCCGGATGCAGCCCCAAGGACTACCTCCTCGGCATCCGCCTCGGCCGCGCCAAGGAACTCCTCGCCGCCACCGACCTCCCCGTCGCGGCCGTCGCCCGCCGCGTCGGTTACGACGACCCGGCCTACTTCTCGCGCCTGTTCACCCGCCGCGTCGGCACCGCGCCGATCCGCTTCCGCGAACAGCAGGGCCGCACGGTCCCCGGCGGCTGGAGCAACCGCATCCCGGATCCTGATCACCCGCCGATGATCACCGCCCGCCCGACGTGA